Proteins from one bacterium genomic window:
- a CDS encoding GNAT family N-acetyltransferase yields the protein MMEIIDLNEEYNPIYFTCLEDWSDEIREAGNHKEIWYSIMKDKGLRVKLALDDKEQVGGMIQYIPIEHSFAEGEDLYFIHCIWVHGHKQGRGNYQKKGMGKALLTAAENDAKDRGAKGMAAWGLSLPIWMKASWFKKHGYTRADKIGIQSLMWKQFTKDSLPPRWIREKKKPETIPGKVTVTAFLNGWCPAMNMVFERAKRAAAEAGDGVVFKEINTCDRTVMMEWGIADALFIDDKQVRTGPPPSYKKLKKIMEKKVNKL from the coding sequence ATGATGGAAATCATTGATTTGAATGAAGAATACAACCCGATATATTTTACATGCCTCGAGGACTGGTCTGACGAAATCAGAGAAGCGGGAAATCACAAGGAAATCTGGTATTCCATAATGAAAGACAAGGGTCTCAGAGTAAAACTTGCACTTGATGATAAAGAGCAGGTTGGCGGCATGATACAGTACATTCCTATCGAGCATTCCTTTGCTGAGGGAGAAGACCTTTACTTTATACACTGTATATGGGTGCACGGACATAAGCAAGGGAGGGGGAACTATCAAAAAAAGGGAATGGGGAAAGCCCTTCTTACTGCCGCAGAAAACGATGCAAAAGATAGAGGTGCAAAAGGAATGGCTGCATGGGGATTATCGCTCCCCATCTGGATGAAGGCTTCATGGTTCAAAAAACATGGTTATACCAGAGCGGACAAAATCGGTATCCAGTCCCTCATGTGGAAACAGTTCACCAAGGATTCACTTCCTCCCCGCTGGATCAGAGAAAAGAAAAAACCGGAAACCATACCGGGAAAGGTAACGGTGACCGCGTTTCTCAACGGGTGGTGTCCTGCAATGAACATGGTTTTTGAACGGGCGAAAAGAGCTGCTGCCGAAGCGGGAGACGGGGTTGTATTCAAGGAGATCAATACCTGCGACAGGACAGTCATGATGGAATGGGGTATTGCTGATGCCCTGTTTATCGACGATAAGCAAGTCAGAACGGGTCCTCCGCCCTCGTACAAGAAACTCAAGAAAATTATGGAGAAAAAGGTCAACAAGCTGTAG
- a CDS encoding PQ-loop repeat-containing protein has protein sequence MTTIFEGIMIFCWGVSWPAAVIKTYRTKSIDGVSIVFLWFVFTGYISGLLFKISEASSSGTINPVIVLYIFNFLLVGIELILYYRYRRRKPETVGIRE, from the coding sequence ATGACCACCATATTCGAGGGAATCATGATATTCTGCTGGGGTGTTTCCTGGCCTGCGGCGGTAATTAAAACATACAGAACCAAAAGTATCGACGGTGTTTCAATCGTTTTTCTCTGGTTCGTTTTTACCGGGTATATTTCCGGTCTTCTGTTTAAAATTTCCGAAGCGTCTTCCAGCGGAACAATCAATCCGGTAATTGTGCTGTATATTTTCAATTTCCTTCTCGTGGGAATCGAGCTCATCCTGTATTATCGATACAGGAGAAGAAAACCTGAAACAGTAGGTATACGGGAATAA